In Actinomycetota bacterium, the following proteins share a genomic window:
- a CDS encoding slipin family protein: MSDALLTGIGAALVLIFAVGAAAVRVVKEYERGVIFRLGRVIGAKGPGLFFIVPVIDRMVKVNLQTVTMDIPPQDVITKDNVTVRVNAVAYFNVLDPIKAVVAIQNYIFGTSQVAQTTLRSILGQVELDELLANRDEINRRLQQVIDGLTDPWGIKVTLVEVKDVELPEQMRRAMARQAEAERERRAKVIHAQGEKEAARALSEAAAELGQHPAAMQLRVLSTMAEVATERNSTLIFPLPVELLRLVDTLTRKIDGTMGTPQA, encoded by the coding sequence ATGAGCGACGCTCTGCTTACCGGTATCGGTGCCGCGCTGGTTCTGATATTCGCCGTCGGCGCCGCGGCGGTGCGGGTCGTGAAGGAGTACGAGCGAGGGGTGATCTTCCGACTCGGGCGCGTCATCGGCGCAAAGGGGCCCGGCCTGTTCTTCATCGTGCCGGTCATCGACCGCATGGTGAAGGTCAACTTGCAGACCGTGACGATGGACATCCCCCCGCAGGACGTCATCACCAAGGACAACGTCACGGTGCGGGTGAACGCAGTGGCCTACTTCAACGTGCTTGACCCGATCAAGGCCGTCGTCGCCATCCAGAACTACATCTTCGGTACGTCCCAGGTGGCGCAGACAACGCTGCGTAGCATCCTGGGACAGGTGGAACTCGACGAGTTGCTGGCGAATCGCGACGAGATCAATCGGCGGCTGCAGCAGGTCATCGATGGTCTGACCGATCCATGGGGGATCAAGGTGACGCTGGTCGAGGTCAAGGACGTCGAGCTTCCCGAGCAGATGCGTCGTGCGATGGCCCGGCAGGCCGAGGCAGAGCGAGAGCGGCGGGCGAAGGTCATTCACGCTCAGGGAGAAAAGGAAGCGGCTCGCGCTTTGTCGGAAGCTGCTGCCGAGCTGGGCCAACATCCCGCTGCGATGCAGTTGCGGGTGTTGTCCACCATGGCTGAGGTGGCTACGGAAAGGAACTCCACGCTGATCTTTCCGCTACCCGTCGAACTGCTGCGCCTGGTGGACACCCTTACGCGCAAGATCGACGGCACGATGGGGACGCCGCAGGCCTAG
- a CDS encoding lysylphosphatidylglycerol synthase transmembrane domain-containing protein, which produces MSSPEDGLEPAPPRGGGLKLVLRLAIGAAVLGLLVLRNPGEIVHAVADARPVWVALGSVAFLAGLVVSALRWRSYLEVLELRLSVAALVRLCFVGTFFNAFLPTGVGGDAYKAVRVAKARGRGPEAFASVFLDRFAGVVALALIGLMGTATELFQRDTDLRVASLSILLSGGILLAAVVLLTAGERLLGRGWLVKHHGLGEKIRSAVRAIHGAGRHPAAAARGYLLGLVYQALMLGTHLAVARALGLKGVSAGAMAGIVVISSMATMIPVTVNGLGFREASYVWALGTFGVVAAPARAFAVLILAVLVFASAVGGLVYVVAGGEIRSDAQN; this is translated from the coding sequence GTGAGTTCTCCCGAGGACGGCCTTGAGCCCGCGCCCCCTCGCGGCGGAGGGTTGAAACTGGTCTTGCGGCTCGCCATTGGTGCCGCAGTGCTCGGGCTTCTCGTGTTGCGCAATCCGGGGGAGATCGTCCATGCCGTCGCTGATGCGCGTCCGGTCTGGGTGGCGCTCGGGTCGGTTGCCTTCCTCGCCGGACTCGTGGTGAGCGCATTGCGATGGCGGTCGTATCTCGAAGTGTTGGAGTTGCGCCTCTCAGTTGCAGCGCTCGTGCGCCTTTGCTTCGTTGGAACCTTCTTCAACGCGTTTCTGCCGACCGGTGTGGGCGGCGATGCCTACAAGGCGGTGCGCGTCGCGAAGGCGCGCGGACGGGGACCGGAGGCGTTCGCGTCGGTGTTCCTTGACCGGTTTGCCGGTGTAGTCGCGTTAGCGCTGATCGGTCTGATGGGAACCGCCACCGAGCTGTTTCAGCGCGACACCGACCTGCGAGTGGCGTCGCTTTCCATCCTTCTCAGCGGCGGGATCTTGCTGGCGGCTGTGGTATTGCTGACTGCGGGTGAGCGCTTGCTGGGGCGTGGCTGGTTGGTGAAGCACCACGGTTTGGGCGAGAAGATCCGAAGCGCGGTGCGCGCGATCCACGGTGCGGGACGGCACCCCGCTGCTGCGGCGCGCGGGTACCTTCTCGGGCTCGTATATCAAGCGCTGATGCTGGGAACACACCTGGCTGTGGCGCGCGCGTTGGGGCTCAAGGGCGTGTCGGCAGGGGCGATGGCCGGAATCGTCGTGATCTCGTCGATGGCCACGATGATCCCGGTAACGGTCAACGGTTTGGGGTTCCGTGAGGCGTCCTATGTGTGGGCGCTGGGGACGTTCGGGGTGGTCGCGGCGCCGGCGCGCGCCTTCGCTGTGCTCATTCTTGCGGTTCTGGTGTTTGCGAGCGCCGTCGGCGGGTTGGTCTACGTGGTAGCCGGTGGCGAAATACGGTCGGACGCGCAGAACTAG
- a CDS encoding acetyl-CoA C-acetyltransferase: MTGSVIVSGVRTPIGKFQGALGGFTATQLGGIAIREALARAGVTGDQLDYVIMGHVLQAGQGQITARQAAVAGDVPMEVPAITINKVCLSGLNAVHLADALIRAGEMGIALAGGMESMTNAPYALPKARAGFRMGNGSVVDLMIHDGLWCAFDKCHMGESSDRMNATLGIDRIAQDEWAARSHERAAEAAKAGRLSDEIVAIEVPQRKGDPARIEEDEGIRPGATAESLGKLSPAFAKDGTITAGNASQISDGAAALVVTSAQKAAALGLEPLAQIVAHGQVSGPDPSLHLQPANAIRMAAAKAGLDPASLDLYEINEAFASVAIASARELGISEDKINVNGGAVALGHPIGMSGARLVLTAIHELRRRGGGVAVAALCGGGGQGDALIVRV; encoded by the coding sequence ATGACCGGTTCCGTAATCGTCTCCGGCGTCCGCACGCCGATCGGCAAGTTCCAGGGAGCGCTCGGCGGGTTCACCGCCACGCAGCTCGGCGGTATCGCCATCCGCGAGGCACTGGCGCGCGCCGGAGTGACCGGAGACCAGTTGGACTACGTCATCATGGGACACGTCCTGCAGGCCGGACAAGGACAGATCACCGCGCGGCAAGCCGCCGTCGCGGGAGACGTTCCGATGGAGGTTCCGGCGATCACGATCAACAAGGTTTGCCTGTCGGGCTTGAACGCAGTCCACCTCGCCGACGCGCTCATCCGCGCGGGGGAAATGGGCATTGCACTCGCCGGCGGAATGGAGTCCATGACCAACGCGCCGTACGCACTGCCCAAGGCCCGAGCAGGGTTCCGCATGGGTAACGGCTCGGTCGTCGACTTGATGATCCACGACGGCCTTTGGTGCGCCTTCGACAAGTGCCACATGGGCGAAAGCTCGGACCGGATGAACGCGACCTTGGGCATCGACCGCATCGCGCAAGACGAATGGGCGGCACGCTCGCATGAGCGCGCCGCCGAAGCCGCGAAAGCCGGACGGCTATCGGATGAGATCGTCGCAATCGAAGTTCCGCAGCGAAAGGGCGACCCGGCGCGCATAGAGGAAGACGAAGGCATTCGCCCCGGAGCGACCGCGGAATCACTCGGCAAACTCTCCCCGGCCTTCGCCAAGGACGGCACCATCACCGCCGGCAACGCCTCGCAGATATCCGACGGCGCGGCCGCGCTCGTGGTGACCTCGGCGCAGAAAGCCGCGGCGCTGGGCCTCGAGCCCCTGGCGCAAATCGTGGCGCACGGTCAGGTTTCCGGCCCCGATCCCAGCCTGCACCTGCAGCCGGCCAACGCGATCCGCATGGCAGCAGCAAAAGCCGGACTAGACCCTGCGTCACTAGATCTCTATGAGATCAACGAGGCGTTCGCATCGGTTGCGATCGCATCTGCGCGCGAACTTGGGATCTCCGAAGACAAGATCAACGTCAACGGCGGCGCCGTTGCCTTGGGACACCCCATCGGCATGAGTGGCGCGCGCCTGGTCCTGACCGCGATCCACGAACTGCGTCGTCGCGGTGGCGGCGTCGCGGTTGCGGCGCTCTGCGGTGGCGGCGGCCAGGGTGACGCGCTGATCGTCCGCGTGTAG
- a CDS encoding nodulation protein NfeD has protein sequence MSRHIGSFRSWRVLRAWVALGSCAWIVLVALAGPAGAARNRVLVATVRGAITPVIADHLRDGVAQAERNGAAAFVVELDTPGGLDASMRDIVQSFLLSRVPVVVWVAPQGARAASAGAIITISAHVAAMAPGTAIGAATPVDLQGGDISTKIINDAAAYAESLAKLRGRNVEFAVSAVRKGTSIAADEAVRIGAVDLIAATRPALLRAIDGREVKLSGGAGVTLRTSGAEVDRYELRGFRSVLQWLADPNLAFLFLSIGTLAIIYELANPGIGAGGIVGVILIVTAMFSLSVLPVNAVGAILMLLSLGLFVAEVLTPGVGVFAAGGTASLLLGGVFLFRGSVGVDLGVSIPIALVVGACAVVFTRLAWRSRHLPSQAGAPGLVGARGVVRAADGLTGDVFVNGAWWRARSASGPLVVGSEVRVLELDGLTLIVDKTATGREGEKL, from the coding sequence GTGAGCCGTCACATTGGTTCTTTCCGTTCGTGGCGCGTGCTTCGCGCGTGGGTCGCGCTCGGGTCTTGTGCATGGATCGTCCTGGTCGCATTGGCGGGTCCCGCCGGGGCTGCCCGGAACCGAGTCCTCGTGGCGACGGTCAGGGGGGCGATTACACCCGTCATTGCCGATCACCTTCGAGACGGCGTCGCTCAGGCGGAGCGAAACGGAGCTGCCGCCTTCGTCGTCGAGTTGGACACCCCTGGCGGTTTGGACGCTTCGATGCGCGACATCGTCCAGTCGTTCCTTCTCTCTCGCGTTCCGGTCGTCGTCTGGGTTGCCCCTCAAGGCGCGCGCGCGGCATCGGCCGGTGCAATCATCACGATCTCCGCACACGTGGCCGCGATGGCTCCGGGAACCGCCATCGGCGCTGCGACGCCCGTGGATCTTCAGGGCGGGGACATCTCCACCAAGATCATCAATGACGCGGCAGCGTACGCGGAGTCGCTCGCGAAGCTTCGTGGGCGCAATGTCGAATTCGCGGTGAGCGCGGTGCGCAAGGGAACCTCGATCGCAGCCGATGAAGCAGTGCGCATCGGCGCGGTGGACCTGATCGCCGCGACGCGGCCGGCCCTGTTGCGGGCGATCGATGGGCGCGAGGTCAAGCTGTCCGGCGGCGCCGGCGTGACGTTGCGCACATCCGGCGCTGAGGTGGATCGGTACGAACTGCGAGGCTTTCGAAGCGTTTTGCAATGGCTTGCGGATCCGAACCTCGCGTTCCTCTTCTTGTCGATCGGAACATTGGCGATCATCTACGAGCTTGCGAACCCGGGAATCGGAGCCGGAGGGATCGTCGGCGTGATCCTGATCGTTACGGCGATGTTCAGCCTGTCGGTGCTTCCCGTGAACGCGGTGGGAGCCATCTTGATGCTGCTGTCGCTGGGCCTGTTTGTCGCCGAGGTACTCACGCCCGGGGTCGGCGTCTTCGCGGCCGGAGGTACCGCATCCTTGTTGCTTGGGGGTGTCTTCTTGTTCCGGGGGTCCGTCGGCGTCGATCTCGGAGTATCGATTCCCATCGCGCTGGTGGTTGGGGCTTGCGCCGTTGTGTTTACACGTTTGGCGTGGCGGTCCCGACACCTGCCCTCGCAGGCGGGAGCTCCCGGACTCGTCGGCGCGCGCGGCGTGGTGCGTGCGGCGGACGGACTCACCGGAGACGTGTTTGTCAACGGAGCGTGGTGGCGCGCGCGCTCGGCGTCGGGGCCGCTCGTCGTCGGCAGCGAGGTCCGCGTGCTCGAATTGGACGGGTTGACGTTGATTGTAGATAAGACCGCCACAGGGCGGGAGGGGGAGAAGTTATGA
- a CDS encoding acyl-CoA carboxylase subunit beta, whose protein sequence is MTTKRNNAPEPPPKGRHTVEDRIEELHRKREAALHAASAEAVKRQHERGKLTARERIDLLMDPGSFREIDWSARHRTHGFGSERHRPIGDAVVTGWGTIDDRKVFVFSQDFAVFGGSVGEVMSEKICKVMDLAMSVGAPIIGLNDSGGARIQEGVVSLAAYGYIFDRNVRASGVIPQISVIMGPCAGGAVYSPAITDFVFMVKGTSHMAITGPEVIKTVTGEVVTLEELGGAMTHATKSGIAHFVAEDEKHCLQMVRYLVSFLPANNMQDAPFFPSADPADRRSERIIELLPDEPNRPYDVVEVIGEIVDDGEFLEVLQHYAQNMVTGLARLNGRVVGIVANQPKVLAGVLDINGSDKGARFIRFCDAFNIPLVVFEDVPGFLPGTNQEWGGIIRHGAKILYAFSEATVPRITVVTRKAYGGAYVVMNSRSIRADVVFAWPTAEFAVMGPEGAVNIIHRKELENAEDKVERRAELVADYVEKFVNPYVASERGYVDDVIDPRDTRARLIDALEMLLSKRETLPPRKHGNIPL, encoded by the coding sequence ATGACGACGAAGAGGAATAACGCGCCCGAACCGCCGCCCAAGGGCCGGCACACGGTCGAAGATCGCATCGAGGAACTGCACCGTAAGCGTGAGGCGGCGCTGCACGCGGCTTCTGCCGAGGCGGTAAAGCGCCAGCATGAGCGAGGCAAGCTGACCGCCCGGGAGCGTATCGACTTGTTGATGGACCCCGGGTCCTTCCGCGAGATCGACTGGTCCGCGCGCCACCGCACGCACGGGTTCGGCAGCGAGCGTCATCGCCCCATAGGCGATGCCGTCGTGACCGGGTGGGGCACGATCGATGACCGTAAGGTCTTCGTGTTCAGCCAGGATTTCGCGGTCTTCGGCGGGTCGGTCGGCGAGGTCATGAGCGAGAAGATCTGCAAAGTCATGGACCTCGCGATGTCGGTGGGCGCGCCGATCATCGGCCTGAACGACTCGGGTGGCGCGCGCATCCAAGAGGGTGTTGTGTCGCTCGCGGCGTACGGCTACATCTTCGACCGTAATGTGCGCGCGTCGGGCGTCATCCCTCAGATCAGCGTGATCATGGGTCCGTGTGCCGGCGGCGCCGTCTACTCGCCTGCGATCACCGACTTCGTGTTCATGGTCAAGGGAACATCGCACATGGCGATCACCGGTCCGGAGGTCATCAAGACCGTGACCGGAGAAGTCGTGACGCTCGAAGAACTCGGCGGGGCGATGACGCACGCAACCAAGTCGGGCATCGCTCACTTCGTGGCTGAGGACGAGAAGCACTGCCTGCAGATGGTGCGCTACTTGGTGTCCTTCTTGCCCGCGAACAACATGCAGGACGCCCCGTTCTTCCCGTCCGCGGATCCTGCCGATCGAAGGTCGGAGCGGATCATCGAGTTATTGCCCGACGAACCGAACCGCCCGTACGACGTCGTCGAGGTCATCGGCGAGATCGTGGACGACGGTGAGTTCCTTGAAGTCCTTCAGCACTATGCGCAGAACATGGTCACAGGGCTCGCGCGCTTGAACGGGCGGGTGGTCGGGATCGTCGCCAACCAGCCGAAGGTGCTCGCCGGGGTGCTCGACATCAACGGGAGCGATAAGGGCGCGCGGTTCATTCGCTTCTGCGATGCGTTCAACATTCCGCTTGTGGTGTTCGAAGATGTTCCGGGTTTCCTGCCGGGGACGAACCAGGAATGGGGCGGAATCATTCGCCACGGGGCCAAGATCCTCTACGCCTTCAGCGAAGCGACCGTCCCCAGGATCACGGTCGTCACGCGCAAGGCTTACGGTGGTGCGTACGTCGTCATGAACTCGCGGTCGATCCGCGCCGACGTCGTGTTCGCCTGGCCGACGGCCGAGTTCGCGGTCATGGGGCCGGAAGGTGCCGTCAACATCATCCACCGCAAGGAACTCGAGAACGCCGAAGACAAAGTGGAACGTCGTGCGGAACTGGTCGCGGACTACGTCGAGAAGTTCGTCAATCCCTACGTCGCATCCGAGCGAGGGTATGTCGACGACGTCATCGATCCGCGCGACACGCGTGCACGCCTGATCGACGCGCTGGAGATGTTGTTGTCCAAGCGCGAGACGTTGCCGCCGCGCAAGCACGGCAACATTCCGCTGTAG
- a CDS encoding response regulator — protein MATETNGATSILVVDDEPDVRFLLRMIFQGAGHSVVEARNGLVALDCVREAKPSVVVTDLMMPVMDGRELIERLRSDPQMAAVPILLISASPINGVGADAVLKKPFRSADLLALIQDLLEGRVE, from the coding sequence GTGGCAACGGAAACGAACGGAGCGACATCGATCCTCGTCGTGGACGACGAACCCGACGTCAGGTTCCTGCTGCGCATGATCTTCCAGGGCGCCGGGCACTCGGTCGTTGAGGCGCGCAACGGACTGGTCGCGCTCGACTGCGTTCGCGAAGCGAAGCCGTCGGTGGTGGTGACCGACTTGATGATGCCGGTGATGGACGGTCGGGAGTTGATCGAACGGCTCCGCTCTGATCCCCAGATGGCGGCGGTTCCGATCTTGCTGATCAGCGCGAGCCCCATCAACGGCGTTGGCGCCGATGCGGTTCTGAAGAAGCCGTTCCGAAGTGCGGATTTATTGGCGCTGATTCAGGATCTGCTTGAGGGGCGAGTCGAATGA
- the mce gene encoding methylmalonyl-CoA epimerase, giving the protein MFQRVDHIGIAVRDLDAAIAFYQVTFGVAFTYRHTVESQGVEEAMGRVGESWIQLLCPLGSDTPVGKFIEARGEGVHHVAYGVADVHAVLGDLKEAGLHLIDEHPRPGSRDSTIAFIHPKSVGGVLVELVQE; this is encoded by the coding sequence ATGTTTCAGCGAGTGGATCACATCGGCATTGCAGTCCGAGACCTCGACGCGGCGATCGCGTTCTATCAGGTGACCTTCGGCGTGGCTTTCACCTACCGGCACACCGTGGAGTCGCAGGGCGTCGAGGAGGCCATGGGGCGGGTCGGGGAGTCCTGGATCCAGTTGTTGTGTCCACTGGGTTCCGACACTCCGGTCGGCAAGTTCATCGAGGCGCGCGGCGAAGGGGTGCACCACGTGGCTTACGGGGTCGCCGACGTTCACGCCGTACTCGGCGATCTGAAAGAGGCCGGGTTGCACTTGATCGACGAGCATCCGCGTCCGGGGTCGCGCGACTCGACCATCGCGTTTATCCATCCGAAGTCGGTCGGCGGGGTTCTGGTCGAACTGGTCCAGGAGTGA
- a CDS encoding citrate synthase, whose product MSVTKEGSKAGADTSRPAEGTLSITDNRNGKSYEVPIQDGTIRATDLRKIKVSEDDFGLMTYDPGYMNTASCRSSITYIDGDKGILRYRGYPIDQLAEHCGFLEVAYLILNGELPTPVQLDGWRHEVTHHTFIHENIKKFIDGFHHDAHPMGILVGTVGALSTFYPESKDIFNEEARRKQIVRLIAKMPTLAAFAHRHANGLRYAYPDNDLSYAGNFLNMMWKATELKYTPNPVLEKALDVLFILHADHEQNCSTTAVRTIGSSQADPYSATAGGVAALYGPLHGGANEMVLRMLREIGSVDAIPAYIKRVKEGDIRLMGFGHRVYKSYDPRAKVIKKLTDEVLETLGRTPLLDIAMELERIALEDDYFVSHKLYPNVDFYSGIIYLAMGFPVEMFPVLFAIGRTPGWLAQWEEGLLDTEQKIMRPRQIFAGYEERTVPVRKG is encoded by the coding sequence ATGAGCGTCACTAAAGAAGGAAGCAAGGCGGGGGCCGACACGAGCCGGCCGGCCGAAGGCACTCTCTCCATCACGGACAATCGCAACGGAAAGAGCTACGAAGTCCCCATCCAAGATGGGACGATCCGCGCCACGGACCTGCGCAAGATCAAGGTGTCCGAGGACGACTTCGGGCTGATGACCTACGACCCGGGGTACATGAACACGGCGAGTTGCCGAAGTTCGATCACCTACATCGACGGAGACAAGGGGATCCTGCGCTACCGCGGATACCCGATCGATCAGTTGGCCGAGCACTGCGGGTTCCTGGAAGTCGCGTACCTCATCTTGAACGGCGAGTTGCCCACGCCGGTGCAGCTTGATGGGTGGCGCCACGAGGTTACGCACCACACATTCATCCACGAAAACATCAAGAAGTTCATCGACGGCTTTCACCACGACGCGCACCCGATGGGCATCCTCGTCGGAACCGTCGGGGCCTTGTCCACGTTCTACCCGGAGTCCAAGGACATCTTCAACGAGGAAGCCCGCCGCAAGCAGATCGTCCGGCTCATCGCGAAGATGCCCACGCTGGCTGCGTTCGCGCACCGCCACGCAAACGGCCTTCGGTACGCGTATCCGGACAACGATCTGTCGTACGCGGGCAACTTCTTGAACATGATGTGGAAAGCCACCGAGCTGAAGTACACGCCGAACCCGGTACTGGAGAAGGCACTGGACGTTCTGTTCATCCTTCACGCCGACCACGAGCAGAACTGCTCGACCACGGCGGTGCGCACGATCGGCAGCTCGCAGGCAGATCCATACTCCGCCACGGCCGGCGGCGTTGCTGCGCTGTACGGGCCACTGCACGGCGGCGCCAACGAGATGGTGCTGCGCATGCTCCGCGAAATCGGATCAGTGGACGCGATCCCCGCCTACATCAAGCGGGTCAAGGAAGGCGACATCCGCCTGATGGGCTTCGGCCACCGCGTCTACAAGAGCTACGACCCGCGCGCCAAGGTCATCAAGAAGCTGACCGACGAAGTGCTCGAGACGCTCGGACGCACACCGCTTCTGGACATCGCCATGGAACTGGAGCGAATCGCGCTGGAAGACGATTACTTCGTCTCCCACAAGCTCTACCCGAACGTGGACTTCTACTCGGGGATCATCTACTTGGCCATGGGCTTCCCGGTCGAGATGTTCCCGGTGCTGTTCGCGATCGGACGGACGCCGGGCTGGCTCGCGCAGTGGGAAGAGGGACTCCTCGACACCGAGCAGAAGATCATGCGTCCGCGCCAGATCTTCGCCGGCTACGAAGAGCGCACTGTTCCCGTTCGCAAGGGCTAA
- the ccrA gene encoding crotonyl-CoA carboxylase/reductase: MYAQVIRPERFGEPQKAFQIEEIEVPTIGSHDALVLVMAAGINYNNVWAARGVPIDVCKVHARFDEPSEFHIGGSDASGIVYAVGDRVSNVAVGDRVTIHCGQWDVDAAEIAAGLDPMFHSSFRIWGYETNWGSFAQFSKVQAHQCMPKAPHLTWEQAAAPTLVGATAYRMLHGWAPNTVKPGEPVLIWGGAGGLGSMAIQLTAAAGGLPVAVVSSREKFEHCRRLGAVGVIDRKDFDHWGLPPHWTDTDAYAVWLEGAKRFGKAFWDALGDKRSPTIVFEHPGESTVPTSIFMCETGGMVVICAGTSGYNAVADLRYLWMRQKRFQGSHFANDEQCYAFNDLVVDGVVDPCLSETFTFEGIATAHQVMSENRHMEGNMAALVSSPEAGRKDVS, translated from the coding sequence ATGTACGCGCAGGTGATTCGCCCCGAACGATTCGGCGAGCCGCAGAAGGCGTTTCAGATCGAAGAAATCGAGGTCCCCACCATCGGTAGCCACGACGCGCTTGTGCTCGTCATGGCCGCGGGGATCAACTACAACAACGTCTGGGCGGCGCGCGGCGTTCCGATCGATGTCTGCAAGGTCCACGCACGGTTCGACGAACCGTCGGAGTTCCACATCGGCGGATCCGATGCCAGCGGCATTGTGTATGCGGTAGGGGATCGCGTGTCGAACGTAGCCGTCGGCGATCGGGTCACGATTCACTGCGGCCAGTGGGACGTGGACGCCGCCGAGATCGCCGCCGGACTGGACCCGATGTTCCATTCCTCGTTCCGCATCTGGGGTTACGAGACCAATTGGGGCTCTTTCGCGCAGTTCTCCAAGGTTCAGGCGCACCAGTGCATGCCCAAGGCTCCGCACTTGACCTGGGAGCAGGCTGCTGCGCCGACGCTGGTGGGTGCGACCGCCTATCGGATGCTTCACGGCTGGGCGCCGAACACGGTGAAGCCCGGCGAGCCGGTTTTGATTTGGGGCGGCGCGGGGGGGCTGGGGTCAATGGCGATTCAGTTGACGGCGGCCGCAGGCGGGCTTCCGGTCGCCGTCGTCTCCAGCCGTGAGAAGTTCGAGCATTGTCGTCGTTTGGGTGCGGTCGGGGTCATCGATCGCAAGGACTTCGACCACTGGGGTCTTCCGCCCCACTGGACGGACACTGATGCGTACGCAGTGTGGCTTGAGGGCGCGAAGCGATTTGGAAAGGCCTTCTGGGACGCGCTCGGAGACAAACGCAGTCCCACTATTGTGTTCGAGCATCCCGGCGAGTCTACGGTTCCCACGAGCATCTTCATGTGCGAGACCGGCGGGATGGTCGTGATCTGCGCCGGGACGTCCGGGTACAACGCCGTGGCGGACCTTCGGTATCTGTGGATGCGTCAAAAGCGCTTCCAGGGTTCACACTTCGCAAACGACGAGCAGTGCTACGCGTTCAACGATCTCGTGGTCGACGGGGTCGTCGACCCCTGCCTTTCGGAAACGTTTACGTTCGAGGGCATTGCGACCGCGCACCAGGTGATGTCGGAGAACAGGCACATGGAAGGCAACATGGCTGCACTGGTGTCCTCTCCCGAGGCCGGGCGCAAGGACGTTTCCTAG